One region of Zingiber officinale cultivar Zhangliang chromosome 7B, Zo_v1.1, whole genome shotgun sequence genomic DNA includes:
- the LOC122005061 gene encoding abscisic acid receptor PYL3-like: MVGRSESSVRKYWRLADEMNPPGVGSRDMEAEYIRRFHRYDPKGNQCSSSVLKHIKAPVHLVWSLVRRFDQPQRYKPFVSRCMMQGDFAVGCLREVNIKSGLPATTSTERLEQLDDNERILSIKIVGGDHKLQNYSSVLTAHPEIIDGRPWTLVIESFIVDVPEGNTRDDTCFFVESLIKCNIKSLAAISESLAVQDLTETIDI, encoded by the exons ATGGTCGGAAGAAGCGAAAGCAGCGTAAGGAAGTATTGGCGTCTCGCCGACGAGATGAACCCGCCGGGGGTTGGATCCAGGGATATGGAGGCGGAGTACATCCGTAGATTCCACCGCTACGATCCCAAGGGAAACCAGTGCAGCTCGTCGGTGCTCAAGCACATCAAAGCCCCCGTCCATCTC GTTTGGTCTTTGGTGAGGCGATTTGATCAGCCGCAGCGGTACAAGCCCTTTGTGAGCAGATGCATGATGCAAGGGGATTTTGCAGTGGGATGCTTGAGAGAAGTTAACATCAAGTCGGGGCTCCCTGCTACTACCAGCACTGAAAGGCTTGAACAGCTTGATGACAACGAACGTATCCTGAGCATCAAGATTGTTGGAGGGGACCATAAGCTACAG AACTACTCATCTGTATTAACTGCACACCCTGAGATTATTGATGGGAGACCATGGACATTGGTGATAGAGTCATTTATTGTCGATGTGCCTGAAGGGAACACCAGGGATGATACTTGCTTTTTTGTTGAGTCTCTTATCAAGTGCAACATCAAATCATTAGCTGCGATATCAGAGAGTTTGGCTGTTCAAGATCTGACAGAGACCATTGACATCTAG